From Candidatus Manganitrophus morganii, the proteins below share one genomic window:
- the tsf gene encoding translation elongation factor Ts: MSAVDTIKELREKTGAGIMDCKAALAQSQGDLSKAIDFLRQKGLATAAKKAGRETREGSIGSYIHFGGKIGVLVEVSCETDFVARNPEFQDFVRDIAMQIAGSTPPPQYIRREEVPAEVIEKERNIYIAQARETKKPEAVIAKIAEGKLEKFFEEICLLEQPFIKDPQTKIKDLLAQKIAKVGENMHIRRFTRYQLGEGEA; encoded by the coding sequence ATGTCGGCAGTCGATACGATTAAAGAGTTACGCGAGAAGACGGGGGCCGGTATTATGGATTGCAAAGCCGCCCTCGCACAGTCGCAGGGCGATCTTTCCAAGGCGATTGATTTCCTCCGGCAGAAGGGACTTGCGACCGCTGCTAAAAAGGCGGGCCGGGAAACCCGTGAAGGGAGCATCGGCTCCTACATCCACTTCGGCGGAAAAATCGGCGTTTTGGTCGAGGTGAGTTGCGAGACCGATTTCGTCGCGCGAAATCCGGAGTTCCAGGACTTCGTTCGAGATATCGCGATGCAGATTGCCGGTTCGACCCCCCCGCCCCAGTATATCCGGCGCGAGGAGGTTCCTGCGGAGGTGATCGAGAAGGAGCGGAACATCTACATCGCTCAGGCGCGTGAGACGAAAAAGCCGGAGGCAGTGATCGCGAAAATCGCCGAGGGAAAACTCGAGAAGTTTTTTGAAGAGATCTGCCTGCTGGAGCAGCCGTTCATCAAAGATCCTCAGACCAAAATCAAAGATCTGTTGGCCCAGAAAATTGCAAAGGTCGGAGAGAACATGCACATCCGACGGTTTACGCGATATCAGTTGGGTGAAGGGGAGGCTTAA
- the pyrH gene encoding UMP kinase has protein sequence MSDAKYRRVLLKVSGEVLAGDQGYGIDPKMLDTIAEEIKEIASMGVETAVVIGGGNIFRGIAGSAAGMERTSADYMGMLATVLNALALQNILEKKGVFTRVQSAIEMKELAEGYIRRKAIRHLEKKRVVIFAAGTGNPYFSTDTAAVLRAMEIGAEVILKGTKVDGVFDRDPMKDPAARKFSELTFFEVIEKGLKIMDSTAVTLCMDNNLPLIVFNVKEKENIRKVLTGERVGTIIRKSR, from the coding sequence ATGTCCGATGCCAAGTATCGAAGAGTTCTTCTGAAGGTCAGCGGGGAGGTATTGGCGGGTGACCAGGGGTACGGGATCGATCCCAAGATGCTCGACACCATCGCTGAGGAGATCAAGGAGATCGCCTCGATGGGGGTTGAAACGGCGGTCGTGATCGGCGGCGGAAACATCTTCCGCGGCATCGCCGGGAGCGCCGCGGGAATGGAGCGGACCTCGGCCGATTACATGGGGATGTTGGCGACCGTTCTTAATGCGCTTGCTCTCCAGAATATCCTCGAAAAGAAGGGGGTCTTCACCCGCGTTCAGTCGGCGATCGAGATGAAAGAGTTGGCCGAGGGATACATTCGAAGAAAGGCGATCCGTCATTTGGAAAAAAAACGGGTGGTCATCTTCGCGGCCGGGACCGGCAATCCTTACTTCTCAACCGATACCGCAGCAGTGCTCCGAGCGATGGAAATCGGCGCCGAAGTAATCTTAAAGGGAACCAAGGTCGACGGCGTGTTCGACCGGGACCCGATGAAAGATCCGGCGGCCCGCAAGTTCTCCGAGCTGACCTTCTTCGAGGTGATCGAGAAGGGATTGAAGATCATGGATTCCACCGCGGTGACTCTTTGCATGGATAATAACCTTCCGCTGATCGTCTTCAACGTCAAAGAAAAAGAAAACATCCGCAAGGTCCTCACCGGCGAGCGTGTGGGAACGATTATTAGAAAGTCGCGATGA
- the frr gene encoding ribosome recycling factor, giving the protein MLSDAKKKMVEKMEASLQHLKVELSGVRTGRASLVLFDSVQVNYYGATTPLKQIATLSIPDSRTVLIQPWDTSQLPEMEKAILGSGLGLTPSNDGKVIRISIPPLTEERRKDLVKLVKRIGEESKVAIRNIRRDTNEELKSLQKDGTLTEDALRKAQDEVQKMTDQTITKVDEILKKKEAEILEV; this is encoded by the coding sequence ATGCTTTCTGACGCGAAAAAGAAAATGGTCGAGAAGATGGAGGCTTCCCTCCAACACCTGAAGGTGGAGCTCTCCGGCGTTCGAACCGGCCGCGCCTCCTTGGTTCTCTTCGATTCCGTTCAGGTTAATTATTATGGAGCAACCACTCCTTTAAAGCAGATCGCGACCCTTTCCATCCCCGACAGCAGAACGGTCCTCATTCAGCCATGGGATACCAGCCAGCTTCCCGAGATGGAAAAAGCGATCTTGGGCTCCGGGCTGGGACTCACCCCCTCCAACGATGGAAAGGTCATCCGGATCAGCATCCCTCCTCTGACCGAAGAGCGAAGAAAAGATCTCGTGAAGCTGGTGAAAAGGATCGGGGAAGAGTCGAAGGTGGCGATCCGAAACATCCGGCGCGATACAAACGAAGAGCTCAAATCGCTGCAGAAGGACGGAACGCTGACGGAGGACGCGCTCCGCAAGGCGCAGGATGAAGTTCAAAAAATGACCGACCAAACGATCACCAAGGTCGATGAAATCTTAAAGAAGAAAGAAGCGGAGATTCTGGAAGTTTAA
- a CDS encoding PA2779 family protein has product MGFRVQLFFKRSLVGYLVVATVVLGLLSAFPTSEGWAMFLPSNQTSSIRQEDLSKIQTVLESKMIHQRLADLGLSQEEITSRLAQLSDQEVHQVASQIDSLYAGGDGLGVVIALLVIAILVVILLQLTGHKVIITK; this is encoded by the coding sequence ATGGGTTTTCGGGTTCAGCTTTTCTTTAAACGATCTTTGGTCGGTTATTTGGTGGTTGCAACAGTGGTTCTTGGACTCCTTTCCGCTTTCCCAACGTCCGAAGGTTGGGCGATGTTTCTCCCCTCCAATCAGACCTCTTCGATCCGCCAAGAGGATCTTTCCAAGATACAGACCGTTCTCGAATCAAAAATGATTCACCAACGCCTGGCCGATCTCGGTTTAAGCCAAGAAGAAATCACTTCCCGGCTGGCGCAGCTCTCCGATCAGGAAGTCCATCAAGTCGCCAGTCAAATCGATTCCCTCTATGCCGGAGGGGACGGGCTCGGCGTGGTGATCGCGCTTCTGGTGATTGCGATCCTCGTGGTGATTCTACTTCAACTGACCGGGCATAAAGTCATCATCACAAAGTAG
- a CDS encoding C39 family peptidase has protein sequence MRSPSPEALRLNVPYFPQQVGLCGPASLTSVFHYWREEISVEEVTRAVYLPELNGALGIDLTHFARKKGMRAESYAGSLPDIKKHLSQGIPLIAFLNLGGRVFPVGHFVVITGLDETREEVIVHSGSEENKPIPYPTFVAAWEKTNYWTLQVVPRSSS, from the coding sequence ATGCGTTCTCCCTCCCCGGAGGCGCTTCGGTTAAACGTTCCTTATTTCCCCCAGCAGGTCGGACTCTGCGGTCCGGCGTCGTTGACCTCCGTCTTCCATTACTGGCGGGAGGAGATTTCGGTGGAGGAGGTGACGCGCGCCGTCTATCTTCCGGAGTTAAACGGGGCGTTGGGGATCGATCTCACCCATTTCGCGCGGAAGAAGGGGATGCGGGCCGAGAGTTACGCCGGCAGCCTCCCCGATATCAAGAAACATCTCTCGCAAGGCATTCCGCTGATCGCATTTTTGAATCTGGGGGGACGTGTTTTCCCCGTCGGTCATTTTGTCGTCATTACCGGTCTGGATGAAACGCGGGAAGAGGTGATCGTCCACTCCGGATCAGAAGAGAACAAACCGATTCCGTATCCAACCTTTGTCGCAGCCTGGGAGAAGACGAATTATTGGACGCTTCAAGTCGTTCCCCGAAGCTCAAGCTAG
- a CDS encoding tetratricopeptide repeat protein has product MDASSRSPKLKLALLGLARTLLLLLLFGLAGCGAVPKVVILNDPLSGEEHLQLGLSYEARGAWDLAVVEYQAALDKGGSPSVIQGYLGNVYYAKKNYAAAEQAYRKSLRLDSRNAPILNNLASLYLIEERDLLEAERWVQQAIEIDPARKPYYLDTLAAIYLARAEYEPALAAVREAKALAPSDPLLLKQLSEQQNHVLELLEEKTSNGVAAPVESNPNGRAGEGVD; this is encoded by the coding sequence TTGGACGCTTCAAGTCGTTCCCCGAAGCTCAAGCTAGCCCTGTTGGGACTTGCACGGACGCTGCTTCTCCTTCTCCTGTTCGGGCTCGCCGGCTGCGGCGCCGTTCCCAAAGTCGTCATTCTCAACGACCCGCTCTCCGGTGAAGAGCATCTTCAACTCGGGCTTTCCTATGAAGCGCGGGGGGCGTGGGACCTGGCGGTCGTTGAATATCAAGCGGCGCTCGACAAGGGAGGATCCCCCTCGGTGATCCAGGGCTACTTGGGAAACGTTTACTACGCAAAGAAAAATTACGCCGCCGCGGAACAGGCCTATCGAAAGTCACTCCGTCTCGACTCTCGGAACGCTCCCATTCTCAATAATCTGGCGTCGCTTTATCTGATCGAAGAGAGAGATCTGCTCGAAGCGGAGCGCTGGGTTCAGCAGGCGATCGAGATCGACCCGGCGCGAAAGCCCTACTATCTCGACACCCTCGCCGCCATTTACCTGGCGCGCGCCGAATACGAACCGGCCCTCGCCGCGGTCCGGGAGGCGAAAGCGTTGGCTCCCTCCGATCCGCTTCTCCTGAAACAGCTGAGCGAACAACAGAATCATGTGCTAGAATTGCTCGAAGAAAAAACCTCGAACGGCGTGGCCGCTCCGGTGGAATCGAATCCGAACGGCCGGGCCGGCGAGGGAGTGGATTGA
- the alr gene encoding alanine racemase, with amino-acid sequence MDVRRRSASVAEVDLSALRDNLQQVKKRIGRREILAVIKANAYGHGAVPIAQFLVGKKRSKEISLLGVAYLEEAIQLRKAGITHPILLMTGCPIEQIPEIVRYQLTPLLFDAASLTALSRYAVRREKRVNVHVKLDTGMGRIGLPVSEALPFIQTATEQKGIRVEGILTHFAEADLKDLSFAKKQFEALKQIWTALQKAKMKVRYCHLANSAAIMHFGAAHFNLVRPGLMLYGYSPLEEETEIPLKPILQLRARVIAVKKVPAGSSISYGRTFFTRRESLIATVSVGYADGYPRLLSNRGVMIAKGQRVPVAGRVCMDMTMLDVTEAPSLNVGDWVTVIGEEGGEAVWADELARQAETIPYEILCGIGERVPRIYKER; translated from the coding sequence ATGGATGTTCGAAGGCGCTCGGCCAGCGTGGCGGAAGTGGATCTCTCGGCATTGCGGGACAATCTTCAACAGGTCAAGAAGCGAATCGGCCGGAGGGAAATCTTGGCGGTCATCAAGGCGAATGCCTATGGCCATGGCGCCGTCCCGATCGCGCAATTTCTGGTGGGAAAGAAACGGTCGAAGGAGATCAGCCTGCTCGGGGTCGCTTATTTGGAAGAGGCCATCCAGCTTCGAAAGGCCGGGATCACCCATCCGATTTTGTTGATGACCGGCTGCCCGATCGAGCAGATCCCTGAAATCGTCCGATATCAACTCACCCCCCTCCTCTTCGACGCGGCGTCGCTCACCGCCCTGAGCCGGTATGCCGTCCGGCGGGAAAAGCGGGTGAACGTCCATGTCAAACTCGATACCGGCATGGGACGCATCGGCCTGCCGGTTTCCGAAGCCCTCCCGTTCATTCAAACGGCGACGGAACAGAAAGGGATTCGGGTGGAAGGGATTTTGACCCACTTTGCCGAGGCCGATCTGAAGGATCTCTCTTTTGCGAAGAAACAGTTTGAGGCGCTGAAGCAAATCTGGACCGCGCTTCAGAAGGCAAAAATGAAAGTCCGCTATTGCCATCTCGCCAACAGCGCTGCTATTATGCACTTCGGCGCGGCGCACTTTAACTTGGTCCGGCCGGGATTGATGCTCTACGGGTATTCCCCTCTGGAAGAGGAAACGGAGATCCCGCTGAAGCCGATCCTCCAGCTACGGGCCCGCGTCATCGCAGTGAAAAAAGTTCCCGCGGGAAGCTCCATCAGCTATGGGCGCACCTTCTTCACCCGGCGGGAGAGTCTCATCGCCACCGTGTCGGTCGGTTATGCAGACGGTTATCCGCGGCTTCTCTCCAACCGCGGGGTGATGATCGCCAAAGGACAACGGGTGCCGGTGGCGGGCCGGGTCTGCATGGATATGACGATGCTCGATGTCACCGAGGCCCCTTCCCTGAATGTCGGCGACTGGGTCACGGTGATTGGGGAAGAAGGGGGCGAAGCGGTCTGGGCCGACGAACTCGCCCGCCAGGCCGAGACCATCCCGTATGAGATTCTCTGCGGGATCGGGGAGCGGGTGCCGAGAATATACAAGGAGAGGTGA
- a CDS encoding ABC transporter permease, with the protein MRYFEKIGSWLLGFLTEVGAIALLFIKAFLWTFRPPLRFRNIARQMEAVGVESIPVVLITATFTGMVLALQSYTGFQRFNAEGLVGTVVALSMTRELGPVLTGLIVAGRAGAAMAAELGTMKVTEQIDALASLAVDPVQYLITPRLLAGMLMLPLLTVFSDFIGIIGGYLISVQMLEANPGIYIRRTIQYLEPNDIWGGLLKAMVFGTLIATISCYKGFNTQGGAEGVGRATTGAVVIAEMLILISDYFLTAFLF; encoded by the coding sequence ATGCGCTACTTCGAAAAAATAGGGAGTTGGCTTCTTGGCTTTTTGACGGAGGTGGGGGCGATTGCCCTCCTTTTCATCAAGGCGTTCCTTTGGACGTTCCGGCCCCCGCTTCGTTTTCGGAACATCGCCCGGCAGATGGAGGCGGTGGGGGTCGAGTCGATCCCGGTCGTCCTGATCACCGCCACCTTCACCGGGATGGTCCTGGCGCTGCAGAGCTACACCGGTTTCCAGCGGTTTAATGCCGAGGGGCTGGTCGGGACGGTCGTCGCCCTTTCGATGACGCGGGAGCTCGGGCCGGTCCTGACCGGGCTGATCGTGGCGGGGCGCGCGGGGGCGGCGATGGCCGCCGAACTCGGGACGATGAAGGTGACCGAGCAGATCGACGCCCTGGCGTCGCTGGCGGTCGATCCGGTCCAATATCTGATTACGCCGAGATTGCTCGCGGGGATGTTGATGCTTCCGCTCCTGACCGTCTTTTCGGATTTCATCGGCATCATCGGAGGATACCTGATCTCGGTGCAGATGCTGGAGGCGAATCCGGGGATCTATATCCGCCGGACGATTCAGTATCTGGAGCCGAACGATATTTGGGGGGGGCTCTTGAAGGCGATGGTTTTCGGCACCCTCATCGCAACGATCAGCTGCTACAAGGGATTTAATACGCAAGGGGGGGCCGAAGGGGTCGGGCGGGCGACCACCGGGGCCGTCGTCATCGCGGAGATGCTCATTTTGATCTCCGACTATTTCCTGACCGCCTTTCTCTTTTAG
- a CDS encoding ABC transporter ATP-binding protein → MKPMIELIDVKKSFGNNHVLRGVNLQVEAGENMVVIGGSGTGKSVILKHIIGLMRPDSGRILIDGVEIETLPERELSEFRKRFGMLFQGAALFDSLSVWENVGFGLREHTDLRAEKIREIARKKLEMVGLKGIEDRMPADLSGGMKKRVGLARAIAMDPKIILYDEPTTGLDPIMSDVINELICRMNKQLQVTSVSITHDMKSAYKIADRIAMLYQGKILEVGTPEEIRNSPNPVVQQFITGSAVGPITVGEGIGGPKSEDKEA, encoded by the coding sequence ATGAAACCGATGATAGAGCTGATCGATGTAAAGAAAAGTTTCGGCAACAACCATGTCTTGCGGGGGGTGAACCTCCAGGTCGAGGCCGGCGAAAACATGGTTGTCATCGGGGGAAGCGGAACCGGGAAGAGCGTTATTCTAAAGCACATCATCGGCCTGATGCGGCCCGATTCCGGACGCATTCTCATCGACGGGGTCGAAATTGAGACCCTTCCCGAGAGAGAGCTGAGCGAATTTCGGAAGCGGTTCGGGATGCTCTTCCAAGGGGCGGCCCTCTTCGACTCGTTGAGCGTTTGGGAGAATGTCGGCTTCGGGCTCCGGGAGCATACCGATTTGCGGGCTGAAAAAATCCGGGAGATCGCCCGCAAGAAATTGGAAATGGTGGGGTTGAAAGGGATCGAGGATCGGATGCCGGCCGATCTCTCCGGCGGGATGAAGAAGCGGGTCGGCTTGGCGCGGGCGATCGCGATGGATCCGAAAATTATTCTTTACGACGAGCCGACCACCGGACTCGATCCGATTATGTCCGACGTCATCAACGAGCTGATCTGCCGGATGAACAAACAGCTTCAGGTGACCTCGGTTTCGATTACGCACGACATGAAGAGCGCATATAAAATCGCCGATCGGATTGCGATGCTCTATCAGGGTAAAATTTTAGAGGTCGGCACCCCCGAGGAGATTCGGAACAGCCCCAACCCGGTGGTCCAACAGTTCATCACCGGGAGCGCGGTCGGCCCGATCACCGTGGGGGAGGGGATCGGCGGTCCAAAGAGCGAGGATAAGGAAGCCTAA
- a CDS encoding MlaD family protein, with protein MKGITTEAKVGVAVLVGLLLLTYMTFKVGGFAFLQEEGYRLNATFSSASGLDRRAPVRVAGVEVGQVESIELVDGGAKVILKLQSEIKIRKGGHAAIRSEGLLGDRYVEIVPGTENTFWGNGETIPVQEASADLENLMTRFSSIADDVKAVTTSLREVLGSEEGKQNLKEVLENAKGLTKGINEWVQKNQEPLSRSISNFESFSTSLKEEGNELVESLTRMAQKMERGEGTLGKLINDDEAYEKLTRALDDLGHSLKGVEKLTAKVERGEGTIGKLFTDETAYENINSALEGIGNAVGRIEKFRTHVGFRNEYQLQESQNKGYFTIQLQPRADKFYRVEIVDDPRGSVREKTTVITTDGVPSTITELETQRRLKLSALFGKRVSNLGLRIGLVENTFGAGADYFLFNEAFRVSVDVWDFNSDDPLSERAHLKLTTAYTLFKYITFEAGYDQILNNDLNTFFIGAGLRFEDDDLKYLIGSMATAAF; from the coding sequence TTGAAGGGAATCACCACTGAAGCGAAGGTTGGAGTCGCTGTCCTTGTCGGTCTTCTTCTTCTCACGTATATGACTTTCAAAGTCGGCGGATTCGCCTTTCTTCAGGAAGAGGGGTATCGCCTCAATGCCACATTCAGCTCCGCTTCGGGTCTTGATCGACGGGCCCCCGTCCGGGTGGCGGGGGTGGAGGTTGGACAGGTGGAAAGTATCGAACTGGTGGACGGGGGTGCGAAGGTGATCCTCAAACTTCAGTCGGAAATCAAGATCCGAAAGGGGGGACACGCTGCGATCCGGTCGGAAGGGCTCTTGGGGGATCGCTATGTGGAGATCGTCCCCGGCACGGAGAATACGTTTTGGGGGAACGGGGAGACGATCCCGGTCCAGGAGGCCTCCGCGGACCTTGAAAATCTGATGACGCGCTTTTCCAGCATCGCCGACGATGTGAAAGCGGTCACCACGTCGCTCCGGGAGGTTCTCGGGAGCGAGGAGGGAAAACAGAATCTAAAGGAAGTCCTGGAAAATGCGAAGGGGCTGACGAAAGGGATCAACGAGTGGGTCCAGAAAAATCAGGAGCCGCTCAGCCGCTCCATCAGCAATTTCGAGTCGTTCTCCACGTCGCTCAAAGAGGAGGGGAATGAGCTTGTGGAGAGCCTCACCCGGATGGCCCAGAAGATGGAGCGAGGGGAGGGGACCCTCGGCAAGTTGATCAACGATGATGAAGCTTATGAGAAGCTGACCCGCGCCCTGGACGACCTCGGCCATTCGTTGAAGGGGGTGGAGAAACTCACGGCCAAGGTCGAGCGGGGGGAGGGAACCATCGGGAAGCTCTTTACCGATGAGACCGCGTACGAAAATATCAACAGCGCCCTGGAAGGGATCGGCAACGCGGTCGGCCGGATCGAAAAATTCCGGACCCATGTCGGCTTCCGAAACGAATATCAGCTTCAGGAGAGCCAAAACAAAGGCTACTTCACGATTCAACTTCAACCCCGCGCCGACAAATTCTACCGGGTGGAGATTGTGGATGATCCGCGGGGGAGCGTCCGCGAGAAAACCACGGTCATCACCACCGACGGGGTGCCGAGCACCATCACCGAGCTGGAGACGCAGCGCCGGTTAAAGCTCTCCGCCCTCTTCGGAAAGCGGGTTTCCAACCTCGGTCTCCGGATCGGTCTCGTTGAGAATACCTTCGGCGCCGGGGCCGACTACTTTTTATTTAATGAGGCCTTCCGGGTCAGCGTCGACGTTTGGGATTTCAACAGCGACGATCCCTTGTCGGAGCGGGCGCATCTGAAGTTGACCACCGCCTATACCCTCTTTAAATACATCACTTTCGAAGCCGGCTACGACCAGATCCTCAACAATGATCTGAATACCTTTTTCATCGGCGCCGGGCTCCGGTTTGAAGATGATGATCTGAAATATCTCATCGGCTCCATGGCCACCGCGGCTTTTTAA